TCAAACAAGCTGGGGTGGAGGCTTCATCTGATCTGTGGAAGATGGAGAAGGTATACTATCCTCCGGCCATCCGTGAGACTAACTCCGAGACGGTGAGTGCTCTAGAGGAGGCTGAGGCTACTCAGCCTAAGGCTGCCCTAACCGTGTCCCCCACTAACAAGCCAGCCGAGGGGGGCGAGCTTCTTAAGGTGATAGAAACAAGTGGGAGTTCTAACCCTGAAGTGCCCTAGGAGGCTACCGGACCTATAGTCAGCGCTCAGGGCTCTCACGCCGAGGAGCCACCTCTCTTGGTTCAGCCCCTTCAGTCCATTTCCCCGGTTGATGTCACTTAAGGCTCCGAGGCCAACCCTGCTTAGCTTCCCAAGGAAGGGGATATCTCCCAGGGTCCCGAGGCCAATCCTGCTAAGCTTCCCAAGGAGGGGGATGTCTCCTAGGGTCCCAAGGCCAATCCTGTTCAGCTTCCCAAGGAAGGGACCAGAATAAAGTTGAAGAAGTAGGGGTCCCGACCAACttttgtattggttttttttttagtttttagttggTTTGCTTCTGTTTTAAGAACCTTGGAATTTTTGTAACCGAATTTTTCGACTATATGTATGAAATTTcattcttcctttctcttttgaatCATGCATTTATTGCCATTACCGATATTACTATTACTGCAAATCTCGTGGTTTGTGAATTAATCATCCTAACGGGTGTGAATGGTTGTGCACATAATATGTTTGAAGTTAAATCCCTAAATGCTAACTTACCAGCACCAAGGGGACGCTTGGTTTGCGTCTACCCATATTTCTAGGGGGCTAAGTGTATAATCCGAGGTGCCGAGCATGCACTTGGGTCGTATCTACAGCTTTTTACAaatcttgaagtagctagtttccccataggtttgagtccgaggaccatgcaagaccttgattctgtctagcacttagatttttttggagtgactagtttccccacaggtttgagttcgaggaccatgcaagaccttggttctgtctagcacttagattttcttgaagtgactagtttccccacaggtttgagtccgaggaccatgcaagaccttggttctgtctagcacttagatggTCACCAGAATGAGAGACGTGTAGTTAAGATGGACTTTAAAATTTGAACTAGATAAatgcttttattaataataatacattctcaagttatttacattccatggacgaggtacagctttttcatctaagtTTTCTAGGTAGTATGCTCCTATTCCCGCCACTAAAGTAATtcggtatggtccttcccagttgggtccAATCTTTCCCCATGATGGGTTTTTGGCTTCGCGCTGGCATTATATCCCTGTTtgagcttctggtgataataggccaattggaccattgccTTCTCTCTTCGTTCGTCGATCAGATCTAGGTTCTTCCCCAATAGTTCGTCGTTATTATCCGAGGTGAATGAGCTCGTCCTCAGTGTTGGGAAGTTTGCCTCTAGAGAGATAACAGCctcggccccataagtcatgGCAAAAGGTGTCTCCCTTGTTGACCGTCACGGTGTGGTCCGATAGTTCCATAGGACGTGCAGcaactcttccacccatcttcccttggcgtcatccagtctcttcttTAGCCCGCTGACTATAACCTTGTTGACAGCCTCGGCTTACCCGTTTCCTTGAGGATAGGCTGGAGTTGAGTACTTGTTAGTGATCCCCAACTCGCAGCAGTATCTTCTGAAGGCCTTACTGTCAAACTGGAGTCCATTATCCGAAATGAGGGTGCAAGGGACCCCGAATCGTGTAACAATAtttctccagatgaatttcttagTATCCAcatccctgatgttggccagaGGCTCAGTttcgacccatttggtgaagtagtctgtGCCGACCAGTAGATATCTCTTATTTCCTGCTGCCTTTGGGAAAGGTCCTACAATATCCAGGCCCCACTAGGCGAACGGCCACGGGCTGGACATAGGGTTAAGGGCCCCGCCTGGCTGATGAATATTCGGGGTGAAcctttggcactggtcgcacTTTTTAACATATTCTAGGGCTTCCTTCTGCATCCCCAGCCACCAATATCCCTGGATAATGGCTCAGTGCGACAGAGATCTTTCTCCTGTGTGACTCTCGTAGATCCCTTCGTGCAGCTCTTCAAGTAGTAGTTATAATGCCTCAGGGTGGATACAAAGTAACTATGGCCTGGAATATGAGCATTTATACAATTTGTGATCCTCGAACAACTAGAACCGAGGAGCTTTTCTTCGTATTTTCTCCGCCTTCGACTTTTCCTCGAGCAAGATGTCATCTTTGAGGAACCTCAcaatggggtccatccagctagggcTCACTCTGACCTCATGAACATGGACCATGCCCTTGATTACTTCATTCGCTCTGTCTAGGTGCTCGACGAGAATAATTCGAGGCAAATCTCCtgccgaggaggtggcaagcGTGGCCAGCGAATCTGCATGAGTGTTTCCACTTCTGGGGACGTGCGACAAGCTGAAAAAGTTGAAGTCGGGTTGTAAGCGTTTGACCCGGCTTAAATACTCTTGCATCCTCGCATCTCTAGCCTCTAATTCCCCCTTTACCTGGCCCATTACTAGCCTCGAGTTCAAGAACATCTCCACtgcttttcctcccattttccgTACCATGGCGACTCCTTGTAGCagggcctcatactcggcttcgttgttcgtgGCTGAGGACCCAAGTCTCAGGGACTTCTCTATGATGGCATCCTCAGGAGATATTAGGACTAGCCCTACTCTAGATCCCTTTTGATTTGCTGTGCCATCAACGTACACCTTCCAACATGGGGGTCCAGGTGTAGAGATCAccccaaccgattttccatccatgttctgCTCCTCTGCCACTATTTCTACTGGGGGTTCAGCGAATTCGGCTACTAAGTCAGCTAGGACCTGGCCTTTTATAGAGGTCCAAGGtatgtatttgatgtcaaaagctccCAGAATTGTGTTCCATATGGCAATCCTTCCAGTATAATTAGCGGTTCGTAGTACAGACTTCAGGGGTAGTTAGGTTAAAACAACCACTGTGTGggcttggaaataatggggaagctttcgcGTAGCGTGGACCACAGCCAGTATGGCTTTCTCCAGGGGTAGGTATCTGACCTCGGCTTCATGCAGCGACTTACTCATGAAATAGACCGGCTTTTAGATGCCGTTGTCATCCCGTATTAGCACCAAACTCACGGCATGAGGGGCTACAGCAATGTATGCGTACAGAACTTTGTCAAcctcgggactggacatgataaGTGGCCAGGATAGGTAATCCTTGAGTTGCTAGAAGGCCACAACACAGTCCTCGGACCACTCAAACCCTTTGCACTTGTTGATCAAGAGATAGAACGGCCTACATCAATCCGCCAACCTGGAAATGAATCGATTAAAGGCTGCGATCATCCCagtaagcttttggacctccttCGCATTTTGTGGCGGTTTCAGGTTGTTTATGGCCTTGATCTGGTCGGGGTTAACCTCGATTCCCCTATGGGTAACCATGTAGCCTAAGAACTTACCTGACCCCACGCCAAAtgagcatttggaagcattcaAGTGCAACCTATGTTTCCTCAAGATGCCAAAGGTGTTGTCGAGGTCCCCTaaatgctcggacaccactttactcttcaccaccatgtcatcgACGTAGATTTCGATGTTCTTGCCTAGCTATGGCTCGaacattcttgtcatcatcTTTTGATAAGTGAATCCCGCATTCTTCAGACTGAACGGCATTACCTTATAGTGTAATTCCCTGTTGGTGTCACGAAGGCtgttttctcctgatcttcccgggctagtggtatttgatggtagccttgaaaggcatctaagaagctcatccgaggatggcctgCTGTCGCGTCCACCAGTTGATCTATCCGAGGCATTGGGAACGGGTCCTTAGGGCACGTCTTATTTAGGTCTctgaagtccacgcaaactcgccatttcccacttttcttcttgaccaccacagtgttggccaaccattcggggtagaagaCTTCTTTAATAGCCCCGGCACGCTTAAGCTTCGCCACTTCGTCCCTGATCGCATCGGCATGCTCTTTTGACGGGCAacggggtggttgcttcttggGAGTGATGGCCAGATTGACATTAAGGTGATGGCAAATAAAGGCTGGGTCGATTCTGAGGGCATCGCAGGCAAATatgtcaatatttattttaaggaaCTCAATCAGCTCCTCCTTCTCCTGAAGAGGCAGCTAAGCCCCTACTCGGAAGAATTTCTTTAGGTTGCCGCCAATAACCACCTCTTCCAGATCTTCGCATTTCGTCTCCTCGGCAGGATTGTCAGAGGGCGAAATCGGGGTCTATAGTTGCTATAAGTTTTTCTCAGCGGTGGCTGAGGATTCCACATCGAGCCGATGTGAGACGACTGCTACTACGCACTGCCTCGCCGTGGGTTGGCAACCGCAGATTTCAAAAACTTGGTTTCCTgatgggaatttcaccttctggTGCAATGATGAAGCAACAGCTCCTAAGGTGTGGAGCCAGGGTCTGCCGACGATGGCCGTATAGGGGGAGTAAGTGTCCACCACGATGACGTTCACCTCCACTATCTCTGGGCTGGTCTGAATAGGCAACCTAATCATGCCCATTGGGATGACAAGCTTCCCGTCGAAGCTCATCAGAGGGGAATTGTAGGGCATCAGATCTTCTGGTTTTAACCCCAGCCCCTTGTAGAGGTCGGGGTACATAACCTCGGCTGCGCTGCCGCCATCTACCATTACTCTTTTCACATCGTAGTCCCCGATTCTAAGGGTGATTAGCAGtgcatcatcatggggctgaATGGTCCCGATCTTATCTTCCTCTGAAAAACTCAAAACGGGACGAAATTTCATTCTGGCCCTCTTCAGCCCGGGTTAGGACTCCTTGGTAGGCAGTTGAGCCACCGATAACACTCGTGCAGAGCGCGTGCCTGTTCTTCCTAGCGCGGCCACGTTTACATTGATCGTTCCTACGGGTGGCCTCAGGGCAGCATCCCTTCTGGCTACTTGATGACTACTGGAATGATGCAGAAGGTGCTTCAGCTTTCCTTCCCGGACTAGCTGGTCCAGGTGGTTCTAGAGATTCTTGCAGTTCTCCATGGTATAGCCATGGTCTTGGTGGTACTGGCAATAAAAGTTCTGATCGCGCCTCGAGGGTTCCCCTGCCATCTTATTCGGCCACCTAAAGTATGGCtcgttcttgatcttctccaaaacctgatGTACTGGCTCTCAGAATACGACATTGATAGTCTGCGCGTTGGTTGTTCCGGGTGGCCCTACGAAGTCCCTCCTCGGACGATTGTTGTTATACCgatccgacctgaaatccctcctctcctgagggataaccttctcttttcctcttcccTGCAATTGGTCTTCCTCCACTCGCTTATACTTGTCGATCCGGTCCATCAGTTGGCGCATGCTGGTGGCGGGTTTGCCAGTTAGAGACTTCCTCAAACCGTGATCAGTTAGGAGACTATTTTTGAAAGTGATGATGGCGACATCGTCGAAGTTATCTTCCATCTCGTTGTATATCTCCCAGTATCTGTCTGAGTAGGCCTTTAAGGTTTCTTTGtcatgcatggataaggacaacaAAGCGCTCGAGGGTCGAGGAGCTCTACGGTTCGTAACGAAGCGAAAGCCAAAAGCTTGGGTCAGCTGCCTGTATGAATCTATGGAGTTCGTCTTTAGACCATTAAACCACCTTATCGCCACCAGTCCCAAGCTGGACAGGAAAATTCTGCACATCAGCGCCTCGTTCCTGGAATGGAtagccatcctttggttgaactggctcacatgctctacgGGGTCTGTTTTACCGTTGTAAAGGGCGAAGGTTAGCTACTAGAACCACCGAGGAACTATGGCCCCTTCTATGTGATGCGTGAAAGGCAACTTGGAGAGCTGATCCAAGTTAGAGACTTCCTCAGACCGTGATCAGTTAGGAGACTATTTTTGAAAGTGATGATGGCGACATCGTCGAAGTTATCTTCTATCTCGTTGTATGTCTCCCAGTATCTGTCTGAGTAGGCCTTTAAGGTTTCTCCGtcatgcatggataaggacaacaAAGCGCTCAAGGGCCGAGGAGCTCTACAGTTCGTAACGAAGCGAAAGCCAAAAGCTTGGGTCAGCTGCCTGTATGAATCTATAGAGTTCGTCTTTAGAccattaaaccacctcatcgccaccgatcccaagctggacggGAAAAATCTGCACATCAGCGCCTCGTTCCTGGAATGGAcagccatcctttggttgaactggctcacATACTCTACCGGGTCTGTTTTACAGTTGTAAAGGGCGAAGGTTGGCTGCTGGAACCGCCGATGAACTATGGCCCCTTCTATGTGATGTGTGAAAGGCAACTTGGAGAGCTAATCCAACGCCCTACTCATGACATCGTTTCCCAAGCCCCTAGGAGATGGGCTTCTGTGTCTACATCTCCAGTAGTGTTCTTCTTCATGGGAGAAGGTCTCACTTGGGGGAGTCCTCGATCTTTGTCTATAGTCGTCGTCACTTTCATCATCGGAAGGCGCGTCAAGCCTGGAACGAGATTGCCTTTGCTATGCATGGTGCAGTTTTCTCTTTAGATCGTCTATTTCTCGCTGCATGGCCCGTTTATAGTTCTGTTTCTGAGACATATGGCTCCTAACTTTTTCTTGTTGCGGGGCCCGGTTGTTATTTTGTCTCTGAAGCACATGGCTGCCCGCGCGAGAGTGGCTCCTGCTGGTTTGAGTGGTGTTTACACTTCCCTCTCGAAACCTTCCATTCTCCTCATTTCGGTCACGTTCGGGGTTAGGGAAGTTACCCTATTGCTGGGATTTGGCTGGTTCGAGCTGATGGGAGCCTGCTTGATGAGGGCCTGATCCTACCATGCCGGATCGTTGTCCTTACTaacacacaagttcttcccacagacaacgccaattgtagggggTGGGTTTGAACGCTCCTTCTATTGGATGAATGTCTCAAGCCCAActggcccaatacaatgaatttttagagaatgggtttaagaactaggtcctAGTCTGAACCACAATCACTGGACACGGTTAGATGCGGGCTGGGCACTAAGGAAATGGattaaagtatgaaattttgtcCTCGGGCATTTCATCTGAGGAGCTTagtgctcttcttcttctactttcagTATTAGGTTACAAAGGTTTTCAAGACCATACAGATCAACActgctttcttctttttctctcctcctaCTCTCTTTTCCGCGATCCCCCATTCTTGGAGGGTCTCTCTcattatatacttctttccagTCGATCTTGACCCTCCACTTGTTTGTCGTGCAGGTCATCACTCAAGTGCTCGTTCCATCAGCCACCTTCCtaaaccctctgtgagttgcggcaaccaaggctgcactgttcaagggtcctttcctcattaatgcggccagaacgttagttggatgcattcaatgtggaggtgacaACTTCTCCTTGAATTGCTCTCACACCATACCCCCGTGTGTGTCATTTTGTGCTCGTCCTTTCTTCTGGGGGCACTCTGGGAAGATGCCTTTGATGGTGTGCCGTCCTTTCCTTCTGGGGtctggagtgccgaggacaaGATCGTCCTTGGCATCATCTCTAGAATGTTTGGGCTTCCTTCGTGTGTCCTCGGGCATTTTTCCctcctcggcgcgggccttgAGCCCAGTACAAAGTGGGTCGGGGTGGCTAAGTTCCTTAGCCCCACAAATGCATATccatataatataattaaggATGAAATCCAAATTATACCATTTAAGTTTGGGTGAGTTGTGTCTAGGGTTTAAATACCCCTCCcctaatcataaaaaaaatagacaagttgttcttttcttctctaaagttttgttttatcattttcatccttaaattttaacatttttgtaAAGTTGGTCCTTCCATCTATTGCTGTCTATAAAAGCTATTGTTAAGTCCATAAAAACTACATCATATCACATATGCGAAGAATGACAATTTCATATATGAAATggacaaaattaataaaatggcAAAACAAAATCTTGAAGATGATAACGACAATTCACCCAAACTTAAAAGGctgtaatataaattttaaccTAGATTAATgtgaaaactcaaaaaaaaaaaaagaataaataaatcaattctAATTATGTGTCAAATACcccaaattagatttcaaatctatttgGTATCAAGTGTCCcttcaattcaattcaaaacTACTTTGCTTGGTCAAAGTTATTTTCAActcttttgtcaaaaaaaaagaagaagttattttCAACACCACTGAAAACTAATTCAAGTAcatttaaaattacttttaaacTATTTAAAACTAATTCAAGTTCTCTTACCAAAACGTATTATTAGTTCAAGTATAAAgttcaatgaaaattttaatataatgcAATAAATAAAAGAGCAAATTACATTATAAACCCTATACTTTAGGAgtggtttcaaattaaaccctatagtttcaattttttcaaattaaatcctAAAGCTTAAAGTTGTTTTCAATAATTTCAACTTTAAAAATTATCTCAATTCAAACCTTCCGattaaacccaaataaaaacttgaaatgtTTAGGATTCAAATTGATGTAGTTTCAAAAGTTAAGGTTTCATTTGAAATAAGCTACAAAAACTATGGTTTAATTTGTAACAGACTTAAAactttagaattttatttaaatcatttaaaaatatatggttTAATTTGAAAGCACTCATAAAATGTAAGgtgtaaaatattatatacctACAAAAACTATGCCTcttcaataattattaaaaaaaaaaaactgtaataaCCATcaacaaaattcattttaagttaaaatataatttgtttaaGTTTGACTAagattcatttcaattttttaactttacttttattCGATTAAGtcttctaaatttcaaatttgttcaatttagtcatttcattcaatttcgttaaaaatttgtcatcaaaaaaatattttcctcacatgaaaaaatctataaaattaatacaaatattttatagattgttttatgtgaatttgttttttcaaaaaattatttttcattgatttttattttattttatgggacattagttaattgcatacttaacttcaattttttaacgaaattggatgaaaaaccttaattgaataaatttgaaactaaaaaaactcAATTGACTGAAGGtaaagttagagaactgaaattCAAACTTAAAGAGTGTAATTCGTATTTTAGccttcattttattattattctaaaaaaaaaatcattgtattataattagttaattgcatacttaacttcaattttttaacaaaattggatgaaaaaccttaattgaataattttttaacaaaaattacgTTAATAGGTAAATTAAGTACATAAATAGATTAACaaattctctttatttttcttaataaaatggAATTAAGAATTCACAAGCCGCATATCCTCTCAAATAATATCCTTGTAAAGATTTTACAAGacttcaacaaaatttaaaaagtgaaTATAAGTAGTATTAAACTCAGGTACACAAGCCACGCATTATTATCAAATGCGTCAATTCATATGGATTACTAGATCATCTAAAAGTAGCGGCCACCATACAGATTCAGCCCAAATCCTGTGCTCCCATAGGGATCATCTTTTAATCATACAGTAAGTCTGTCATTCTACAATCTTTTTCAATACAAAGCCTAACAAGAAATATTTTCTGTTCTCTCAATTTTAAGTGTGCATGTATATACAATACTGTAGGAAATCACACTCTCAAGACTAGAAGAATTATCGagaaagtggtaaaataatGAATCCTAAACAATTGTACCTTTacaaagaaggggaaaaaaaaatcctggcAGACATATTATACTTCGTTACTACTCCTATTAAAGGTTATCAGGGAACGCTGGGCTTGCGTCTAGCATTTTCGCACCATCTTCATCCATCGATATCTTACTCCAACCAGCATTTCTCAATGAGAAAATCTTAGCCCGGTCAAACCCACTTCCTCTAAAGCCCGTTATCTTTGAAGACACCATGGGCATCACAAGAATTGCAGATGCATTGATTGAATCCTCCCCAGAACCTAGTGATAATGCACAAGCAGTCTGCAAGGAAATAGGGGGTTAAAAGAGTTAATATTGAAGCATATTTACATATTCAAAAAGATATCTTTGAGCCAATTTTGGATACCTTTGCCTTGGCTATTACATCCATAATCTTCATTACCACTCCTTGCATAAATGATCTCGCA
This DNA window, taken from Quercus robur chromosome 2, dhQueRobu3.1, whole genome shotgun sequence, encodes the following:
- the LOC126701876 gene encoding uncharacterized protein LOC126701876, with product MKFRPVLSFSEEDKIGTIQPHDDALLITLRIGDYDVKRVMVDGGSAAEVMYPDLYKGLGLKPEDLMPYNSPLMSFDGKLVIPMGMIRLPIQTSPEIVEVNVIVVDTYSPYTAIVGRPWLHTLGAVASSLHQKVKFPSGNQVFEICGCQPTARQCVVAVVSHRLDVESSATAEKNL